The following nucleotide sequence is from Photobacterium gaetbulicola Gung47.
ATTGGCAAAACAGAGCGGAGCAGGGATGTCTTTTAGCTCATTGGCTTTGAGTTTGTTACGGTTGCTTTGATCAAAATTCCACTTTCCCCCGAGCGGCTGGTTATCCTCCATCAGGAGGTTAAATCTTTTTCTCATACGACGGTAAAAATGCTCCATTAATATGTGCTTTCCTGCTGGGAAATCAGCTTCAATCTCACTGAAAGGCAAGAGGAAATGTTCGGTGTCCCATTCCCTGCAATAAAAGCCAGTTTGGCTAAGGGTGCCGGCAAGTGAATGTAATTGTTCATACAATCTGTACTCGTCGGGGCGCTGGAATTCGAAATGTGTACATTGATGCTGCTTCAGTAGACTGACAATGAGATTGGGTAGATCCGCAAACTGTGCGGATTGGTCGAGGCTAAGATAAGTGACTTGATGTCCCTTCAGCTTCAGATGGTTAGCAAAATGCTCCATGGCAGCAAAAAAAGCAGATACTTTCTGTATATGATGAGTGACATAGCCTGTTTCTTGATGAAGTTCGGCGATTAGATATAGGGTAGTTTCATCGGCGCGGCTATACCAAGAGTGCTCTGCGTTTAATTGGTCGCCGAGGATTAATCTGAGTGTTTTAAATCGCACTGCTGACATCTGGCACCTGTCTCTGCGTTGTTATCGAATAGGCCAATCAGCAGCATCGACAGAGTCGATATTACCGTCATAGTTGTTCCCTTCCCACCTACGGATAAATTCGCCATTTGGATCATAGAGTTCAGTTTGTTTGTTCAAATTGAAGTGGCGGCCTTGCTGCGGGTCAGATCCGACGCCAGTGATGTATTGCCAATTTCCCCAGTTTGATGCGGTATCGTAGTCAATAAGATGTTCTTCAAAAAACGCGGCACCGTACCGCCAATCTAGGCTGAGCTCATTAACCATGCAGCTAGCAGCAATTTGCCTGCCACGGTTAGACATATAACCGGTTCGCCTTAGCTGGTTCATTAAGGCATTGACCAGGGGATAAGGGGTGTTTCCTTCACTCCATCGGCGGAAGCGCTCTGGATAAAATGCGGTATGGGGTGGGGTCGATTTGATACCGCCAAAAGTAAAGAGTTTTGGTCCGTGGTGGTGGGCATACCACTGGAAGTATTCCCGCCACAACAGCTCAAACTTAATCCATTGGGTGGATTCATTGCACTCGATGTTATGTTCATAGTTCTGCAGGCGTTGGATCAGCTTGTTGGCAGAAAGACAGCCTAAGGCCAACCAAGGCGAAAATTTGGTGGAGTTTTCCCAGCCATCCAGTTCATTTCTGGTCAATTTGTAGCGGCTTGCAGCTCGGGAAGAAAAGTAGCTTTCAAGGTGTCGAAGGGCTGCGGTTTCGCCACCATCAAAATGGCCCAGAAGCTTTGGGTTGATCATGGCACTGGTAATGTCAAAGGCCTTTAATCTACCTGGTGGAGTCGGCATTTTAGCAATGCTGGTTAAGGGGGGACGAATCTCAAGGTGTTCAACCTGCTTACGAAACTGGCTGAAGGTATCGGGAAGTGTCTCTGTTATATCAAAAGGCAGATCAGTTTTATCAAACAGGGTATGTGTAGCAATGTTTCGGAAAGTGATGTAGGGATACCTTCCTTTTAGGGTGTACCAGTTACGTTGTTCATACACACCAGCATGCTCGCTGGTATAAATCATAGAGACATTGTACTGACCGATTAATTCCGGCAACACGTTGAGTGGGTGATCCAGCATCACGTGCAAACTCTGACCGCATTCGCTGAGTTGCTCGGCCAGGTTGTGGAGTGATTGTAAGAGAAACTGGTGACGGTAGGTTCCAGGCTTACCAATATGGTAAGGGTAACGGTTGAGGTGATCGACGGGCAAACAGTAGACGCAGATGAGGTGATCGGCCTCTTGAGTGGCTAGGGCGAGTGCAGGGTTGTCGTGTAGTCTAAGATCATTTTGGAAAAGAAATAAACCTGTTGCCATTGAAGATCCCTCTAAGCCAATCTTATAGCTTAACTATAGGCGTAATATCATAATTATTTGGGGTTTTATGAGCCTAAGTTATAAGGGATCGTATCAATAGTAACGGCTTACCTATTTAAGAAAGCGGATGATTTTAGCTGGAGAGCCACCCACCAAGGTGTCGGATGGGACATCTTCGGTGACCGTAGAGTTAGCGGCAACCACCGAGCGGGCACCGATTGTGACACCTTGGCACACCACAACATGGCCACCAATCCATACATCATCTTCTATCACAATGGGCTTGGCAAAGGTTTCCCAGCGACGGCGACTATGGTGATCGAGTGAGTGGCTTGGAGTATAAAGCTGGACGTTGGGACCAATCAGAACGTTATTGCCAATATGGATCTCGGCATTGTCCAGCATAGTGGCGCCCATATTGATGAAGGTGTGGGAGCCAATATGAATGGTTTTGCCAAATTCGCACAGAAAAGGGGGGAGGATATGGCTATCTTCGCCAAATGATCCCAGCAGTTGCTCGAGCAACTTGCGAGGGGCATCTCCGGGATGCTGGTTAATGGCCACTTTGAGTCTGTAGGCGTTGTCTCTGATGGCAAGGATCTCCGGGTCTTCCCCGTCGAAATCCATGCCATTTACCATTTTTTCTAATTCAGTCATTGTGGGTACTGCATAATAATTAGTAATGATGATTACGTTTGGCGACCAAGGTGAACTTGTAGTCAGATGATTTGAAGTAGTTACGACTATACTCAAACACCGTACCATCGACCAAGTAGCCTTTGGTGACTTTTTCAATGATTGGCTGGTCAGCCGGAATACCCAGTTGATTCACCACTTCTTGCGGCGGCAGCACCGGGATGATTTCCTGCTCACTTCGGTCGATAACCATTTTCTTGGTCCCTTTGATGAACACGTACTTCGAGCCCTGCATCACTTCATAGGTGAGATCCGGGAATAGCGAAAGCGGCATCCAAGTCTCTTCAAGGGTCACTGGGTTCTCATCGATAAAGCGGACGCGCTTAACGTAAAAGATCCTGTCTTCTTCATTGATCTCCAGTGCCTCGGCAATGGCCGGAGCTGGCGTGGTGATTTCAAATGCAAGAATTTCACTGTGGGTTTTGACATCAAGGTGACTCAGCTTTTCATAGAAGCTTGAGTATTCGTACATGTCGTAGTTGACCTTGTTCTCTTTCACATAGGTCCCACTTCCTTGGATGCTTTCCAGCACATTTTGCTCTACGAGTAGTTTTAAGGCTTGTCGAACCGTCACCCGGCTCACGGAGAAGGCTTCTCGTAGTTGTGCTTCAGTCGGCAAAGCCTCACCCGGTTTGTATTCACCGGATTGGATCTTCTCCTTTATTGCGTCAGCGATCTGACGATACATAGGAAGGCGTGCCACATCGTTCTCCTCTGGAAGGCAAGTTTTTAAGCTACCAAAGCTAACTGAGGTCAATTGGGTGTATTACATCTATAGTTTTATACCTGTATTTTATTTGTCTTTACAGCATCATTCAAAGTTGTCATATACAAGCTGGCGTTGAAAACAATACAATGATAATACCTATTTTCGGGTTTAGTGAATACAATCTCAGAGCGTGTCGCCACAATACATACCATATTTATATCAATATAACTAAGGGCGAATCACGCCCACCAGGATGACGGTACAGAGGACGATGATGAAACTGACTACCCTACCAATAAGTCGCTGATTTCAATCCAACCGACATTTGACAGGCGTGAGGCAGCGTTTAATGCTCTGGCAGACAAGCTGCCTCCTTGCCAGGCTAAGACGTTCCGACTACGTTTCTAATAAGCTATTTATCCGAATAACGATGATATGTATAAGCGAGGTAATGTAATTCAAAACTATGCGTGGGGCAGTAAAATCGCAATGATGGCCTTGTTTGGCATCTGTAACCCAAATTACCAGCCACAAGCCTGAGATGGTTTACGCCTTGACCAACTACAAGGCAATGAACGGCTTCCGTGTGATTAACGAGATGGTTGAGCTGTTCGAGCAAGCCTATCCTGTTCTCTTTCTCTTTCAAACCATATACTCTCACTTTAAATAGAGATTGTTTTTCCCATAATTTTCGACTTTATTCAGACGAAGCAGTCGAGGGATTGCTCATCGCAGTATCGAATAAAATCGTCATCGTCGTTTTTCATAGGCCGTTAAATATTATTTCTTTCGACTAAAAGGCCTTCAGGTAGCTAGTGTGTTGATAAAATAGATAATAGAATATTGAGGAATTGGTTAATAATTTCGCCCGACTTAATAACGAGTCTTTGTGAATAATTATGAGTTGTTGATCGCATAAATTTTCAGCTTTTGGTTATATCTCTTGAATACATATTTGGGATTAGATAGAAAGATTAAGCATTCAGTGACTACTTTCTTAGTAATTTAATCAAGGTTGATTTATGTCAGAAACAAAGATGTTTACTCCAGGTCCAGGGAATGTACCACTAGGAGTACATTTAGCATCAATTAAATCATCTACACATCATAGAACAAAAGAATTTAAAGAGCTCTTTGATAGGATACAGAGGAAACTACAATACGTATTTCAAACCAAAAACGATGTATTGTTGCTGTCATCTTCTGGATCTGGCGCAATGGAGTCTGTTGTATCAAGCCTTATTAATGAAGGTGATGATATTGTTGTTCTAAGTGCAGGAAAGTATGGTGATAGATGGATTCATCTTTGTGATGCATATAAGGCAAAAACAAGATCAATTGTTGCTGATGGGGAGGGGACTTTTGATTTGGAAAGTGTTGAAGAAGTTATTTCACACTTGAGGCCAAAGTATGTTTTTGTTACTCATTGCGAAACTTCAACCGGTATAACACATGATATTCGTTCTATAAGTAAAATATGCAAGAAATATGGTTCTTTGATTATTGTCGATGCGATGACAACTGTGGGCGTAGAGCCGGTTTTAACTGATGAATGGTCCCTAGATGTGGTGATTTCGAGTTCCCAGAAAGGGTTTATGAATCCACCTGGCCTATCATTTATTACCCTTAGCGACAAAGCATGGAAAAATGTAAAGCCTAAAGATCATTATTCATATTGGAATCTGAACATTATCCGTGAAAGTAGTAAAGACTTAACAACGCCAAATACTCCGCCATTTAGTCTTTTATTTGGGTTAGATTATGCCTTAGATAAGATGGAAACCGAAGGATTAAATGAGATCTGGAAAAGACATCTTATTTGTGCTGAGTGTTGTAGGGTGGGAATTGAAAAGTTAGGCTTTGACTTGTTCCATAAAAAAAATCTCAGTAGTGCTTTAACTGCTGTGAAACTTCCTGAAGGAGATCAAATGTCAGATTTGCTGGTTAATTTAAAAAGCAAATTTGATTTTATGGTTGCGTCTGGTCAGGGGGAATTGAAGAATAAAATAATACGAGTTGGACATATAGGCTCAACAAAACCTATAGATATTATAACTCTACTATCAGCCATGGAACTTGTTTTGGCTGAGTTAGGTCACCCAATTCGTTTAGGTGAGTCCGTTACTGCAGCATTAGAAGTAATAGCAAGATATGAGAGAAATAATCTCATTCAGTAAAGTTTGTTGATAATTAATTTCGCCTTAAAAGTATAGAAAGTTGGAGATGGAAATGATAAGTAATAGTACTAAGCGGTTTATTGGTGCATACACAACGATAATTACACCATTTGATGAAAAAAATAATATTGACGAGGTTTCATTGAGAAAGCTGGTTGAGTTTCAAATCTCCTCTGGGGTCAAGAGGATATGTCCAAATGGTGTCACGGGTGAAGCCGCAGCGTTAACTGATGAAGAAAAAATACGAGTGACTGAAATCGTATTTGATCAATCCCGTGGTCGTGCAATGGTAATTCCGGATATAGGAACTGAATGCCTGCAGAGAACGATAGACTTAGCTCAAAGAGTTGAAAAAATTGGTGTTGAAGCTGTGTTAGCTTTCACGCCATACTTAGATCCACCGACAACACGAGGTATGAAGGAATACTTCTTAGCACTGGCTGATTCAATTTCTATCCCTTTGATGATACATAATCTGCCGGGCCGGACCACAATTGATATTAGCCCCCAAACGGTGAATGAGTTGGCAGAGCACCCAAGAATAATAGGCATTAAAGAAGGGAATCAAGATATGGTTAGAATGGGTAATCTAATCTCCCTTGTTAAAAATAAAGATTTTGTCGTTTTAAGCGGAAATGATTTCATGGCTTTATTAACGCTCTTACTCGGTGGCCATGGGCACATATCAGTAGCCGCAAATGTTATTCCTAGGCAAAGTATTGCTATTGTTGATGCTGCACTCAACAACGATTTTGTTACTGCGAGAGATTTATATACTAAATATCATGACTTCTTCAAAGGGATCTATTTGTCAACAAACCCTATTGCATTGAAGTCAGCCTTCAGCTTGATCCATTTTGACGTTGGGAACCCACGCCTGCCTCTGACACCACTGGAAGAGAGTAAAGAGGATGAACTACGTCATCTTTTGACGCAGTGCGAGTTAATCTAACCGGAGGAACGTATTGTGGGTTATAAAGAAATTAACAGGGAAATTGATGTAAAAAGCGTTTATGATGGAAATGTTGTTCGCGCTCTTTTGTTTTCAAGCGAAAATGAGCCTAATCGCCATATTGTAAGAAGTGCCTTAGCTATTGCGAAATCACAAAAGGGTGGAGAGTATCATTTTCATCCAGATACAGATGAAGTCTACTATATTATAGATGGTGAAGGTGTCGTTGAGTTAGAAGATAAATCTATTTCGGTATCTCCGGATAATTGCATAAATATCCCCAGAAATACAAAACACAGAATTAGGTCGATCGGTAGAAGTGATCTTAAGTATATCGCTTTTCATATTGCTGATGCTGACTTTTATGGGGCTGTTGTTCATCAACCTATAGATAATGATGTATCAGATGGAAAATAGTATTGTTATATTAGGCGCAGGAAAAGCTGGTTATTTACACTTCAACTCATATTATAAGCTTTATAAGTCAAATGTATTAAATATATCAAAAGTTATAATTATTGATCCTAAGGGAGAGCCTGGTATTGATTTGCATAACCTTTTTACTAAGGAAAATATCAGTCCTAAAATATATAAAAGCTTAGAGCTCGTCGAAAAAGATATTGAGAGACTCGATCGAAGTAATACCATTATTGATTTATGCTTACCAAGCGGTGTTTTATCTGATGAATTTCTGAATTGGTATGATTATGGTTTTAGACGTTTTATACTTGAAAAGCCGTTTGTCAATTTGAACAATGATGACCAACTAGTTTCGGATAGAATAAATAACGCAAAGGTTATTATGATGAAGAACTATCTTCATTCAAAAGTTCATCATACGGTTAAAGATATTATCAATAAATTTTCCTTAGACCCATTAGTTAGTGTCACTAATTTTTCAAAAGACAGGCGTTTCGATTCGTCATCAGGAAGAGCTTTTTCAAATTCAAGAACTCCCTCTGTTTTTGAAATTGAAATTCCTCATCAAATATATCTCTCTGAAGATTTATTTGGTGATACAGATAACTTTTTACTCGTGAAAAGTGAAGATATGCTTGTTGGCCATGAGAAAATACCTAACCATGGTGTAGGTGTTGTGGTAGGAAAACATGAATGTGGGAGTATTAGTATAAACTACTCAAACTTGCAATATCACCGCGTAACTAGGAGTCTTGATATTATATTTAAGGATCAATTTTACTTACACGCAATTTATGCTCCAATATGTGATGAACTATCAGATGTCAAAGCTGGTGTTATTTTAAGTAAGGCGAGTAATGTGTTAGAAAAGCACCTTTTTGTAGGTGGTGACGATAATATGCTGGAAATGCTAAAGTTTGCATATCTTTCTCAAGTGCATGATGATATTTATGCATTTTCTACAGGTGCAGATGTTATATATTCATCAGATAAAATGAAAGAAGTTATCCAAAAAGGATGCGACGTTTACCAACCGGATAGAGTAGATAATATCTCTGACTTAGATTTACTACAGCGTTGGGTTATAGATTCATTTAGAAATGACTTTGAGCCCTCAAGTAATAGTTTTATTTCATTCATTGAAGATATTAAGGTTGAACATTTTTCTAATCTTCTTCCTGCTATGGCATTAACGAATGGTGAACTGGATACCTTTTCAAATGTGAAGTTTAAAAGGAGAGAAATAGCTTGAAGTTTAAACATGTAGCTATCATATGCGAAGATATTGATTTAGTCCTTCAATTTTATGTTGATGTGTTTGATATGAATGTTGTGAAAGATATTTTTCTTGATTCGAAGGAATTTTCAAAGGGGATTGGTGTAAAAGGTGCTCAAGCTCGTACAGTACATTTATCTTTGCAAGATGATGACTTTATTTTAGAGTTGACCCAGTACCAAGAAAGCATCTCCAGTGGTGTGGATAGCTATGCAAATATGTTTGGTATTCGTCATATTGCCTTTTCCGTGGAGGATATTTATTCATTATGGATAAAACTTGAGGCTCTGGGGGCCGAGCTGATATCTGAAGAGCCTGTCTTTATAAAGTCTTCATCAGAGAGTTCAGGTCTTTACTTTGGTTATTGCAAAGATCCCGAAGGGAACATTATTGAGTTCATTGAAAATTAATATGACTGATATTTATTATAGTCGTATTAAGTTCAATATGACTAAAGTGAAAAGGAATTAAAAATGAGCAAAATGGAAATTTGGCCACTGGATTGGTACGAAGAAAATGATCGGGTTATTATCAGTGCAAACGTTGTGACAGAGGGTCAAGGCGAAGAGAAGCTATGGTTTAGTGTCCCAACTAAATTTTCTAATTATGTTACTAAAAAAGCGGACCCTTTGTTGTTGGCTACACTCTTTGTGGCCATGAGAAGAAAATCAGATCTGATCGTACATGGAGATGTTTCTTCAGACTTAATTGATAACTTGGAACTGTTCCAGTCGGCATGGGTTCATTGGCGCCCAGAAAGATACAGCAAAGTATCGATTCAAGCAGATAATGAAGTCAAACAGTCGCTACTAGCCAAACCTGCTCGGGCTATTCAAACTTTTTCTGGTGGTGTCGATAGTGCATTTACAACATTAAGACATGTTCGAAATCAAGCGGGGCGTGCAAGTAAGAACTTACAAGCGGCTGTTATGATCCATGGCTTTGATATCCCCCTGGATGAAGTTGATGTATTTGAGACGATATATCAGCGTAGTGCGCCAGTACTGAGTGGTGTTGATGTCGAGCTAATTAGCCTTAAGACAAACTTTAGGCAGTTATGGCATTCTGACCTAAAGTATTGGGAAGATGCTTTCGGTACCGGAATGGCATCGAGCCTGATGCTATTTTCTGGCCGTTTTGACTGTGGGTTGATTGCTAGCTCGGAACCTTATAATAGCTTGCTCCTTCCTTGGGGATCTAATCCTGTCACTGATTGGATGATGTCGAGTGACAGTTTTCAATTGATGCATGATGCTACAGAATATACAAGGAATGAAAAAGTCGCGGCAGTTGCAGAATGGACTGAAGGTGCGAATAACTTACGTGTGTGCTGGCAAGGGGAGAATAAAAGCCAAAACTGTTGCCGTTGTGAAAAGTGTATTAGGACAATTCTCAACTTCAGAACTGTCGGAGCGGAGCTGCCTAAAAGTTTTAGTCGTGATGTGACAGATGATCAGCTGCGTTCGCTACATGGGTTGGCTGAAGCTCATATCAATCCATTGCGCCAAATTCGAGAATATGCTCTCAACAATGGGGTCTCTGCATCGTGGGTAGAGGCTTTATCGGACTGTATTAGTAAGAATGAAGCAGCAATTGCTAAAGGCCTCAATCAACCTGGTGCGATGCCTTCAGTATTAAGTGAGTAAGTTATGAATAGCCCAAATAGCGAAGTGAAATGTTTTAACGAAGGTATATGGGTAAAAGGGCATTACTTTAGAAACCGGTTAGGCTTTGCTCCAATGAGCCGATTATCCTCACTGGAGGGGATCCCAAGGCAGGATACACTAGACTTGCTCATCAGACGTGCCTCGTCTGGTATTTCAGTTGTCTATACGGAAGCTATTTTATCCGATCAATGCTCAGCCCAAGGATTGCCTGGTCAGTCATTGATTTCGACGTCTGAGCAGGTAATGCTCTGGAAAAAAACGGTCAATGCTGTTCATGACGCCGGGGCTATTGCAATCGCCCAACTCAACCATTGTGGTAGGCTTGCATTACCCGAATTCAATCCTGCGGGAAAGGTTATCGGGCCTAGCTCAATTGCTGCTCCACAGATTGAAAGAACGTCTGGAAGACCTTATCCCCCCCCTGTCGAAATGAGCCTGAGTGATATTGAACAGGTGATTGAGGGGTTTGTAAAATCGGCCAAGGCCGCGGTACAAGCTGGCTTTGATGGAGTAGAGGTTCATGGTGCGCATGGCTATTTGCTCCATCAGTTTCTGTCTAAACAATCGAATCAGCGTGAAGATCAGTTTGGGGGGAATATTGTTAACCGGTGCCGAATGATTCGACATATCCTTGCCGCACTAAAGCAGGCAATTCCAGATAGTTGTTTGTTATCTTTCAGACTCTCAGACTGTATTGGGGCTGATAATAGCGATAGTGCTTTTACCGATATCGAAGAATATCAGTCAATAATTAATGAGCTATCAAAAGAAAGTGTTGATGTATTATCTTTAGCAACTCACAATTTTAATGCCAAGGCATGGAACAGTGACCACTCTCTATTAGAGATCACTCGCAAATTATGGAAGGGCCCTTTGTTTGTCGCCGGAGGCGTTTATGATAAAGAAACGGCTAATGCTGCATTGCAGAATGCTGATCTTGTATTGGTAGGGAAGTCATTACTGCTTAACCCCAATTGGTACCATTTTGCAAATGCGGGTTGGCCGCTAAAAAAGCTTACAAGGGAAAATTCAAAAGTGGCGTATGGTGAACTAATACTAATTTAGAATGTTATATAAACCTTGCGTTATAGACTGAAACTTAATCCTTGCTTATGTGATTACGAAAACGAAAATATCGTCTTTTTGATAAACGAAATCTTCCATAAGAAATTAGTAATAGAAAGTCAGTTCAGGGAAGTATGATAGATATGAATATGTATAAAAAACCACAGGTTAAATACCGGCAATTTCCACCAGTTAACTTACCTGATAGACAATGGCCAAACAAGGTATTCACTAATGCGCCAGCATGGTGTAGCGTTGACCTGAGAGATGGAAACCAAGCATTGATCAACCCCATGGATTCAGATCGTAAAATGCAGCTTTATGATGTGTTGATTCGCTGTGGTTTTAAAGAAATAGAAGTGGGCTTTCCATCTGCATCAAAAATAGATTATGACTTTATTCGAACAGTAATAGATGAAGGTCTTGTTCCAGAGGATGTTTCTCTGCAGGTGCTTACACCTGCGCGAAATGAACACTTGGATAAGACCTTTCAATCTCTGCGCGGAAGTAAAAGATCGATCGTCCACCTATATAATTCAACATCTACTGTTCAGCGCAAGATTGTTTTCAAAAAAGACAGGAAAAGTATTATTCAGCTAGCGCTGGATGGTGTGTACCGTGTTCTAGACAATGTCAGTAAGTATCCTGAAACGGACTGGGTGTTAGAATATTCTCCTGAGAGTTTTTCCGGGACCGAATTGGACTTTGCGCTTGATATTTGCGATGCGGTATCAGATGTCTGGTTGTCTGAGTTTGGCTCAAACATTATCGTTAATCTTCCTGCTACCGTTGAACTTTCTTCTCCAAATATCTTCGCAGATCAAATCGAATGGATGAGCCGTAATTTGGCTTTTCGAGATAAGACGTGTTTGAGTATTCATACCCATAATGACAGGGGAACCGCCGTCGCCGCAGCCGAATTAGGCCTGCTTGCAGGTGCCGATAGAGTGGAAGGGACGTTGTTTGGCAACGGTGAACGAACAGGTAATGTTGACCTTGTTACTTTGGCGTTGAATCTATATTCGCAGGGTATTTCCCCGAATCTTGATTTTTCTGATATTGAAGCAATATCACGTTCGGTTGAACACTGTAATCAGATGCAAGTGCACCCTAGGCACCCGTATGCAGGAGAGCTAGTTTTCACGGCCTTTTCCGGTTCTCATCAAGACGCGATCAAGAAAGGCTTCACGAGCCAGCAAAGTGACAGTCTTTGGGAGGTGCCTTATTTGCCAATTGACCCTGCGGATATCGGCAGGAATTACGAAAAGATCATTCGCGTGAATAGTCAGTCTGGGAAAGGGGGCATTTCTTACATATTACGCAGCGAGTATGGACTTCAGCTGCCAAGAGGGCTTGAGATAGAATTCAGCGCACACGTACAAGATATTGCCGATACGTATAAGACAGAGCTTACAGCAGACAATATCTGGGAGGCATTTAACACTGAATACCTTGAAGCAAGCACCCCGTTTTCTTTATTTGGTTATATGGAAAGGCAGAACGCGGATGGCTCTTGCCGGATTGAAGCGACTTTGCAACACAATGGTCAGGAGGTCATGATATATGGGGAAGGCAATGGGCCTCTTGCTGCATTTGTCCATGGTATGAACAGCACATTCGGGCAGAACCTATCTATTGTTGATTACAGTGAGCATGCGACAGACAGCGGATCAGAAGCCACGGCAATTGCTTATGTTGAGGT
It contains:
- a CDS encoding deoxyribodipyrimidine photolyase (COG0415); this translates as MATGLFLFQNDLRLHDNPALALATQEADHLICVYCLPVDHLNRYPYHIGKPGTYRHQFLLQSLHNLAEQLSECGQSLHVMLDHPLNVLPELIGQYNVSMIYTSEHAGVYEQRNWYTLKGRYPYITFRNIATHTLFDKTDLPFDITETLPDTFSQFRKQVEHLEIRPPLTSIAKMPTPPGRLKAFDITSAMINPKLLGHFDGGETAALRHLESYFSSRAASRYKLTRNELDGWENSTKFSPWLALGCLSANKLIQRLQNYEHNIECNESTQWIKFELLWREYFQWYAHHHGPKLFTFGGIKSTPPHTAFYPERFRRWSEGNTPYPLVNALMNQLRRTGYMSNRGRQIAASCMVNELSLDWRYGAAFFEEHLIDYDTASNWGNWQYITGVGSDPQQGRHFNLNKQTELYDPNGEFIRRWEGNNYDGNIDSVDAADWPIR
- a CDS encoding hexapeptide-repeat containing-acetyltransferase (COG0110), whose protein sequence is MVRCLSIVVTTSNHLTTSSPWSPNVIIITNYYAVPTMTELEKMVNGMDFDGEDPEILAIRDNAYRLKVAINQHPGDAPRKLLEQLLGSFGEDSHILPPFLCEFGKTIHIGSHTFINMGATMLDNAEIHIGNNVLIGPNVQLYTPSHSLDHHSRRRWETFAKPIVIEDDVWIGGHVVVCQGVTIGARSVVAANSTVTEDVPSDTLVGGSPAKIIRFLK
- a CDS encoding DNA-binding transcriptional repressor MngR (COG2188) translates to MARLPMYRQIADAIKEKIQSGEYKPGEALPTEAQLREAFSVSRVTVRQALKLLVEQNVLESIQGSGTYVKENKVNYDMYEYSSFYEKLSHLDVKTHSEILAFEITTPAPAIAEALEINEEDRIFYVKRVRFIDENPVTLEETWMPLSLFPDLTYEVMQGSKYVFIKGTKKMVIDRSEQEIIPVLPPQEVVNQLGIPADQPIIEKVTKGYLVDGTVFEYSRNYFKSSDYKFTLVAKRNHHY
- a CDS encoding putative aminotransferase class V (COG0075), with protein sequence MSETKMFTPGPGNVPLGVHLASIKSSTHHRTKEFKELFDRIQRKLQYVFQTKNDVLLLSSSGSGAMESVVSSLINEGDDIVVLSAGKYGDRWIHLCDAYKAKTRSIVADGEGTFDLESVEEVISHLRPKYVFVTHCETSTGITHDIRSISKICKKYGSLIIVDAMTTVGVEPVLTDEWSLDVVISSSQKGFMNPPGLSFITLSDKAWKNVKPKDHYSYWNLNIIRESSKDLTTPNTPPFSLLFGLDYALDKMETEGLNEIWKRHLICAECCRVGIEKLGFDLFHKKNLSSALTAVKLPEGDQMSDLLVNLKSKFDFMVASGQGELKNKIIRVGHIGSTKPIDIITLLSAMELVLAELGHPIRLGESVTAALEVIARYERNNLIQ
- a CDS encoding putative dihydrodipicolinate synthase (COG0329) — its product is MISNSTKRFIGAYTTIITPFDEKNNIDEVSLRKLVEFQISSGVKRICPNGVTGEAAALTDEEKIRVTEIVFDQSRGRAMVIPDIGTECLQRTIDLAQRVEKIGVEAVLAFTPYLDPPTTRGMKEYFLALADSISIPLMIHNLPGRTTIDISPQTVNELAEHPRIIGIKEGNQDMVRMGNLISLVKNKDFVVLSGNDFMALLTLLLGGHGHISVAANVIPRQSIAIVDAALNNDFVTARDLYTKYHDFFKGIYLSTNPIALKSAFSLIHFDVGNPRLPLTPLEESKEDELRHLLTQCELI
- a CDS encoding hypothetical protein (COG0346) gives rise to the protein MKFKHVAIICEDIDLVLQFYVDVFDMNVVKDIFLDSKEFSKGIGVKGAQARTVHLSLQDDDFILELTQYQESISSGVDSYANMFGIRHIAFSVEDIYSLWIKLEALGAELISEEPVFIKSSSESSGLYFGYCKDPEGNIIEFIEN
- a CDS encoding putative dehydrogenase (COG1902), whose protein sequence is MNSPNSEVKCFNEGIWVKGHYFRNRLGFAPMSRLSSLEGIPRQDTLDLLIRRASSGISVVYTEAILSDQCSAQGLPGQSLISTSEQVMLWKKTVNAVHDAGAIAIAQLNHCGRLALPEFNPAGKVIGPSSIAAPQIERTSGRPYPPPVEMSLSDIEQVIEGFVKSAKAAVQAGFDGVEVHGAHGYLLHQFLSKQSNQREDQFGGNIVNRCRMIRHILAALKQAIPDSCLLSFRLSDCIGADNSDSAFTDIEEYQSIINELSKESVDVLSLATHNFNAKAWNSDHSLLEITRKLWKGPLFVAGGVYDKETANAALQNADLVLVGKSLLLNPNWYHFANAGWPLKKLTRENSKVAYGELILI
- a CDS encoding 2-isopropylmalate synthase (COG0119), coding for MNMYKKPQVKYRQFPPVNLPDRQWPNKVFTNAPAWCSVDLRDGNQALINPMDSDRKMQLYDVLIRCGFKEIEVGFPSASKIDYDFIRTVIDEGLVPEDVSLQVLTPARNEHLDKTFQSLRGSKRSIVHLYNSTSTVQRKIVFKKDRKSIIQLALDGVYRVLDNVSKYPETDWVLEYSPESFSGTELDFALDICDAVSDVWLSEFGSNIIVNLPATVELSSPNIFADQIEWMSRNLAFRDKTCLSIHTHNDRGTAVAAAELGLLAGADRVEGTLFGNGERTGNVDLVTLALNLYSQGISPNLDFSDIEAISRSVEHCNQMQVHPRHPYAGELVFTAFSGSHQDAIKKGFTSQQSDSLWEVPYLPIDPADIGRNYEKIIRVNSQSGKGGISYILRSEYGLQLPRGLEIEFSAHVQDIADTYKTELTADNIWEAFNTEYLEASTPFSLFGYMERQNADGSCRIEATLQHNGQEVMIYGEGNGPLAAFVHGMNSTFGQNLSIVDYSEHATDSGSEATAIAYVEVKQGNEKQLFGVGSHSNITKASLLAVVSAANRLSGASACYLRHEQGG